One window of the Cherax quadricarinatus isolate ZL_2023a chromosome 1, ASM3850222v1, whole genome shotgun sequence genome contains the following:
- the LOC128688309 gene encoding frizzled-7-A, which yields MAVAERRQASERLTAAPSSRLLLLLLLLEATLCAAQMTGGAGGRVGMRPPGRVEHVSDLDMLPRHDRCEPITIRLCKDIQYNTTIMPNLLNHHTQEEAGMEVHQFFPLVKVQCSQDLHFFLCSVYVPVCTILDRPLPPCRHLCLSAKDGCEDLMNKFGFQWPESLDCNKFPADPHEALCVGENSTSPPASSFPKSDPDPRPPAGNPYAGKDFQCPAHFRVPKQQEYKLRVGGVEAADCGAPCNGMFFNEEELRFSRHWVGGWASVCLASTTFTVASFLADVRRFRYPERPIIFISMCYWFIAATYVVGLVQGERVACDEPWDPPQYLPELRDQMVRTITQGVDREWCTIVFMTLYFFSMAASIWWVVLTLTWFLAAGLKWSHEAIENNSAWFHLAAWAIPAIKTIIILATENVEGE from the coding sequence ATGGCGGTGGCTGAGAGGAGACAAGCGTCTGAGCGGCTTACAGCTGCACCCTcctccaggctgctgctgctgctgctgctgctggaggccacGCTGTGTGCGGCCCAGATGACCGGAGGTGCAGGAGGCAGGGTAGGCATGCGGCCCCCGGGGCGGGTAGAACACGTCTCCGACCTGGATATGTTACCTCGCCACGACCGCTGTGAACCCATCACCATCAGGCTGTGTAAGGATATCCAGTACAACACCACCATTATGCCTAACCTCCTGAACCACCACACTCAGGAGGAAGCCGGTATGGAGGTTCACCAGTTCTTTCCACTGGTGAAGGTGCAGTGCTCCCAGGACCTCCACTTCTTCCTCTGCAGTGTGTACGTGCCTGTGTGTACCATCTTGGACCGACCGTTGCCTCCGTGTCGACACCTCTGCCTCTCCGCTAAGGACGGCTGTGAGGACCTCATGAATAAGTTCGGCTTCCAGTGGCCAGAGTCTCTAGACTGCAATAAGTTCCCAGCGGATCCTCATGAGGCTTTGTGTGTGGGAGAGAACAGCACCTCCCCGCCAGCCTCCTCCTTCCCTAAATCAGACCCGGATCCACGGCCTCCTGCAGGGAACCCTTACGCAGGCAAGGATTTCCAGTGCCCAGCTCACTTCAGAGTGCCCAAGCAACAAGAGTACAAGCTTCGTGTGGGCGGGGTGGAGGCCGCAGATTGCGGCGCTCCTTGCAATGGTATGTTCTTCAACGAGGAGGAGCTGAGGTTCTCCCGACACTGGGTGGGAGGTTGGGCCTCCGTCTGCCTCGCCTCCACTACCTTCACCGTTGCCTCCTTCCTAGCGGACGTGCGCCGCTTCCGTTACCCCGAGCGTCCCATCATTTTTATCAGCATGTGTTACTGGTTCATCGCAGCCACGTACGTGGTGGGACTGGTCCAGGGGGAACGTGTGGCTTGTGACGAGCCCTGGGACCCCCCGCAGTACCTGCCGGAGCTCAGGGACCAGATGGTCCGTACCATCACCCAGGGTGTGGACCGGGAATGGTGCACCATCGTCTTCATGACTCTCTACTTTTTCTCGATGGCAGCCTCCATCTGGTGGGTGGTGCTGACACTCACCTGGTTCCTGGCCGCTGGCCTCAAGTGGAGCCACGAGGCCATCGAAAACAACTCTGCCTGGTTCCATCTGGCCGCCTGGGCCATCCCTGCTATCAagaccatcatcatcctggccacGGAGAATGTTGAAG